Within the bacterium genome, the region AATAACTTTACGATATCTCTCTTCGTCAGAAAGAAGCCCGTCGTTATATTGAGTTACCACAATTGCATTTTCCGCTCGTGCTTTTGCGACAATTTCTTTTTTTGCGGTTGGAACGCGTACTTCATCAATTCCCCAGGTAATTCCTGATTTTGTAACATACTTATACCCAAACGCTTTGATTTTATCGAGAACATCTGGTGTTGCATCAATACCATACGTATTAATGAGATCGTCGACAATTTGTTCAAGATCTTTCTTGCCGACTTCTTTGTTAATGTAGGCGAAATCTTTTGGCAAAACGCTATTAAAGAGGAGCCTCCCGACAGATGTTTCAAATACTCCGCCTCCAAATTCTTTGTATTTTGGACTATCAGTGCCCATCACTTTTATTTTTGCGCGAAATCCAACTTGCCCAAAGTCATATGAAGTAATGGCATTGTTCGGGGTTGGGAAAATTTTTCCTTCTCCTTTGTCGCCAGGAATTATCTTGGTCATCCAATAGCATCCGAGTACGATATCTTGTTTTGGGTTTACAATAGGATCGCCATTGCCGGGACCAAGAAGATTTTTATTTGATGCCATGATTTCACGGGCTTCTTCTTGAGCTTTTTTAGAAAGCGGAACGTGTACTGCCATCTGGTCACCGTCGAAGTCGGCATTAAACGCCGTACACACGAGCGGATGGACCTGGATTGCATTGCCTTCGATAAGCACAGGGTTGAATGCTTGAATACCAAGACGGTGAAGTGTCGGCGCACGATTAAGCATTACGTACTTACCCTTAATCACTTCTTCCAAAATTGCCCACACTTCCGGCACGCCCTCGTCAATAAGGCGTCCTGCTCCGCGAATATTAAATGCTAATTCACGTTCAAGGATTTTTGAAATAACGAAAGGGCGGAAAAGCTCAAGTGCCATGTGTTTGGGAATTCCACATTGGCTTAATTTAAGATTTGGTCCAACAACAATAACGGAACGACCCGAATAATCAACACGTTTTCCTAAAAGGTTTTGTCTGAAAAGACCTTGTTTACCCTTGAGACTGTCGGAAAGTGATTTGAGGGTTCGTTTTTGTGCTTGACTCATGGCAGCAGATTGCGCTCGCCTGATTGAGTTATCCAGAAGAGAATCAACGGCTTCCTGTAAAATTCGTTTTTCGTTGCGTAAAATGACATCGGGCGCACCGATCTCTTTTAATTTTTTAAGTCGATTATTACGATTGATTACACGACGATAGAGATCGTTGATATCTGATGTCGCATGCCTTCCTCCTTCGAGTGCAACCATCGGGCGAAGCGCGGGAGGAGTAATGGGGATTACCGTAAGAAACATCCACTCTGGACGAACTTTTGAATTAATCATAGCTTTTACCACACCAAGCCGTTTTTGAAGTTTTGCACGTTCCGCAGCGCCGGCATTGAGAAGCTCTCCCTGAAGTTTATCTTTGAGTTTATTAAGATCAAGATTTTTGAAGATATTATAAATCGCTTCCGCGCCAATACTTGCTTCAAACACTGTGCCGTATTTAAGTGAAAAACGATGATAGGTTGCTTCATCAAGCACACGACCAAGGCTGATACTTTCAATTTCTTTTTTAGCGTTACTCAATAGTTCCTTGATCTTCTCCTTTGATTTATCGTCACTAAGTGCATTCACTTTCACCTTGTACTCTGTATCAAGCTTTTTCATGAGTTTCTCTTTCTCGTTTTCGTTAACTTGAGTTATGGCATAACCGGCAAAATAAATCACCTTCTCAAGTTCAGAAACAGGGATATTGAGAATAAGCCCGATTCTTGAAGGAACGCCACGCAAAAACCAAATATGAGCAACGGGACTTGCAAGTTCAATATGCCCCATGCGCTCTCGACGTACGATACTTCGTGTTACTTCAACTCCGCATTTTTCACACACAATATTTTTATAACGAATCCTCTTATATTTTCCACAATAACATTCATAATCTTTTTCGGGACCGAAAATGCGTTCGTCAAAAAGACCCCCACGTTCGCTACGCTGGGTTCGATAGTTGATGGTTTCAGGCCTTGTAACTTCGCCATATGACCATTCTTTAATACGCTCCGGGGATGCAAGCTTGAGAAGTACAGCATCAAAATCAAATTTTTCTTTCATTGGTTTCATGGGTATAAAATTAAAGTTTAAAAATCAAAGTTTAAAATTATTGTGTCGCCTTCGGCGACGCCGTAATTTTTCATTTTGATATTTGCATTTTTATTTTTCTTTCGTCCCGCCTTCTCTTTTTCGCAGTTCGACATCAAGACCAAGACCGCGAAGGTTGTTCAGTAATACATTAAATGATTCAGGGAGATTGTTTTGCCTGACATCATCACCCTTTACGATGGAATCAAACGCGGCTGAACGCCCCGATATGTCATCTGACTTTACCGTAAGCATTTCGCGTAACACATGCGTTGCGCCATATCCTTCTAGTGCCCAGACTTCCATTTCTCCAAATCGCTGTCCTCCACCTTGTGCTTTTCCGCCAAGTGGCTGTTGTGTGATGAGAGAGTATGGTCCAATGGAGCGCATGTGAATCTTGTCTTCAACCATGTGGTGAAGCTTCATAATATACATATACCCTATGGCACTTTTTTGTTCAAAAGGTTCTCCTGTTCTGCCATCATACAGTTGCACCTTTCCATCAGCAGGAAACCCAGCTTTCACCAATTCTTCTTTTATTTCTTCAGCCGTTGCACCCATGAACCCAGGAGATATTGCCTGATAATTAAGCGTGTGCGCAGCAAGTCCCAAGTGAAGTTCGAGCACTTGTCCTAAGTTCATTCGAGAAGGAACGCCGAGAGGTGTCAAAATAACATCTACCGGCATACCGTCTTCACCGTAGGGCATATCTTCTTCAGGTAAAATAATAGAAATAACTCCCTTGTTCCCGTGACGCCCCGCAAGTTTATCGCCCACAGAAACACTGCGGAGTTGTGCAACTTCAATATGAATGCGTTTGATGATTCCCGAGTCGAGATTGTCTCCCTTGTCTCGTGAGAATACTTTTACGCCCACCACGCGTCCGCGCTTGCCATGCTCCATGCGAAGTGATGTATCTTTCACGTCACGCGCTTTTTCACCAAAGATTGAACGAAGAAGTCGCTCTTCTGGAGTAAGTTCCGCTTCTCCTTTGGGTGTAATTTTTCCGACCAAAATATCGTTCGGATGTACCTCGGCACCTACGCGCACAATACCATCCTCATCCAAATCTTTCAGTTTGCCTTCGCCGACATTGGGAATATCATGTGTTGTTATTTCTGGACCAAGTTTAGTGTCTCGCACATTTACCACAAACTCATCCATGTGAATGCTTGAGAATTTACTGTTTTTAACCAGACGTTCTGAAAGAATGATCGCGTCTTCGTAGTTTGCACCACCCCATGCCATAAACGCAACCATTACATTTTGCCCAAGCGCAATCTGACCACCTTCGGAAGAAGAAGTATCTGCTAACACATTCCCTTTTTTTATTTTCTGACCCAGATCAACCGCGCAACGTTGATGAAACGCGGTGAAACCGTTGGTTCTTGAATATGAAATAAGGTTGTATTCATGGTCTTTACCTTTCGTATCTTCAATAATAATTTTTCGCGCATCAAGATATTTAACCACACCATCTTCTTTCGCAATAACCACTCTTCCTGTATCACGCGCCGCTTTTTCTTCAATGCCCGTCGCAACAATTGGCGCTTCTGGTGAAATGCATGGTGTTGCTTGTTTTTGCATGTTTGAACCCATGAGCGCGCGGTTTGCATCATCGTGCTCAAGAAATGGAATCATTGAAGTAGCTATTGAAAATGCCTGACCGGGAGCAACGTCGATAAAATGGACCATATCACGAGGAACAAGGGTTGGTTTTCCACTTGAACGTACTTCAACGTGTTCGTCGGCAATGTTGCCATGTTCATCATAGCGAATCGCACCATGGGCAATGTTATAACCTTCCTCTTCAAGTCCGTCAAAATATACAATTTCTTTTGTAATTTTTCCTTTTACTACTTTTGCGTATGGGGTTTCAATAATGCCGAAGTCATTTACACGTGCGTAGGTTGACAAACGGAGAATAAGACCGATATTCGGACCTTCTGGTGTGTGGATTGGGCAAAGTCTGCCGTAATGTGATGGGTGAACGTCACGCACCTCAAGACCTGCACGCTCTCGTGTGAGACCTCCGGGACCAAGTGCGGAGAGCGTGCGCAAATGTTCAATCTCCGTAAGAGTATTGTACTGCGCCATGAACTGCGAAAGTTGGTTGGTCGTAAAAAATTCTTTGATTCGGGCCTGGAGTGGACGCGGGCTGATGAGCTGAATCGGAAGTGTTGCATCAGAATCGATTGTAGACATTCGGTCCTGAATATTTCGCTTCATTTGAGACATTCCAACACGTACCTTCTGCTGCATCATTTCTCCTACGGGTCGCACGCGCCGCGATCCCAAATGGTCGATATCGTCAGGAAGCGCTTTGGGTGTCTGATTGAGGGTAACAATATGGCGAGCAATGATTGCAATATCATCAGAAGTTACTGTTCTTTTTTCTATATCTGTTTTTCCCGTACCCTTACCAAATCTACGATTAAATTTAAAACGACCGACTTCTGAAAGGTCGTATTTTTCCTTGCTGAAAATGGAAAGAATAAATTCTTTTGCATGATCTGCTGTCGCGAGATCTCCATCACGCAAGCGCTTATAAATTTCAACATAGGAGTCGGCTACACTTTTTGCAACATCTTTTGATAGAGAAATCTCGATAACTTTTTTGGCTTCTGGATTATCACTAAACGCTTTCAGTATCGCCTCATCAGTGTGAAGTCCTAGTACGCGAAGAAGGGACGTAATGGGAAATTTACGCTTCTTATCAATACGCACATAAATCGCTCCATCTGATTCGGATTCTATTTCAACCCACGCTCCACGAGCAGGGATAATTTTTGCACCAAAATATCGCTTGCCTTTTGATTCCTGAATATTAAAGAAAATTCCGAACGAACGCGCGAGTTGTGGCACAACCACGCGTTCCACTCCATTGATAACGAACGTACCATGTTCGGTCATAAGCGGAAAATCAGCAACGAAAATCTCCTGCTCTTTATCTATGTTAAGAGTCTTGTTCTTGAGTTTGACGCGTGCACGGATTGGAGCTTCGTAAGTTAGTTTATTTACCTTAGCGTAATGCTCGTCATATTTGGGCTTTGAAAGTTCAAATCCCGTGAACTCAAGTTCAAACTTTTTTTCCGAATAATCTTTGATGGGAGAAAACTCCTTGAATACTTCTGCGAGACCTTTCTCGATAAGCCATTGATACGATTTTACTTGTGTATCCGTAAAATTTGGCAACTGTTCGAGAGCTTCTTTGTAACGTGAAAAATGTTTTTTTTCTCTCATAACGCAAAAAATAAAAGGGGATAAATCTTTTGTTGTCGTCGCTCGTTCGGAACCGCAAAACTTTATTTTGTGGTTCTCTCACATCGTTAGACAATAAACGCAAAAAGAAACCCTACCTTTTAATTATGAAGGCTATTAAACTAGCTTATAATGCTAAGAATTTTTTTGCAAAATTATGCAAAAGCTAGACTCTTAATTACTGCGAAAAGTGAAATGTTTTACATTTCTTGCTTCATCGCAAATATGGGGAGAAATATGCAGAAATTCAGAAATAACTCAATCATTCAAGCGTTAGAGGGATTATACACTCGGTGTACTTTTTGTCAAATTTTTCTGGAAATCCTACTGGGGATAACGGCCAGGAATGCACTTTTGTTTGTATCGAGTTGTTCAATTCATGTGCGATTGGAGGATATGTTAATTACATATCAGAAGCTAAGCGTTTTCTTTTCCACTCTTCTATTGCCTTGTGATTCCCCGATAGCAAGACTTTGGGAACCCGATATTTTTTACCTTTGTACTCCAAGATTTCAGGTCTTGTGTATACATCAGATGAAGTGATACGATGCTCTTCTATAGATTCATCTTTCCCAAGAACTCCGGAAATATGACGCGCTGTTGCGTCGATAACTATCGCCGAAGGTAGTTCCCCCCCTGTCAAAACATATGGGCCTATGGAGACTTCTTCGGCATGAAGTATTCTTTTTACCCGTGCATCTACTCCTTCATAACGTCCAGCAATGAGTATAATATCCGTATACCGTTTACTAATATTTATTGCATACGAATTGGTAAATTGTTTTCCAGAAGTGGCAAATAAAATTACTTTTACTTTCCTGTTGGCTTTTTTCTTAATCTTTTTTTGAATCATTTCTACCGCATCAATGAGAGGTTTTGCTTGAAGTACCATACCAGGACCTCCTCCGTAAGGTCTATCATCTACCTTAAGATACTTTTTAGTCTTCGGTAATCCACTCAAAACCTTTTTTTGTCCACGCCGGTGAATAAAATCCCGAAGTTGATATAACGAAATTGTTATAATCTTATGGTGTACCGCGCGCCCTAGAATAGAAGCTTGTAGATAGGGCTCAATCGCTTCTGGGAAAAGTGTGACTATGTGAAAATTAACTTGTGCCATACTACAAACCCTTTAAATAGTCCGCCCAAGGCGAATTACTGCAGGATAAAGAAACTATATCATCGGAGAAAAAATCCACAAGAAACCGCTGGTCCGAGCTCAACATCATTTGATTTTGTACAGCCACTACTCCCCCAGTTCATCCTTTGCTTTAATAATTGGGATAAAAGTGAGTGTGAATAATGTTAAATGGGGGAAAATAGGGAGATAGTGTATGATATGCGTAAGATATATATGGCTCAATGTACGTGGTAACCAGGAAGAAGATTTCACCTAAAAATACATATGAAAAAATTAGAATCCAACAATAGACAAGAAATTACCACATTGACCAAAAAAGGAAGCCGAGTAAATTGGGACAGTAAAACTCTAGGATTTACCCTTATTGAACTTTTGGTTGTTATCGCCATCATTGGTATTCTCGCGTCTGTTGTTCTTGCATCGCTTAATAGTGCACGCGCAAAAGCGCGAGATAGTGAGCGAGTTCAAACAATGCGCGCATTTAAAACTGCATTGGAACTATATTACACTGATTTTGGTAAGTACCCCAATGATGGTTCAAATGCCCCACTCGAGGGGTTTTCATACCACAAATACAACGCGGGCACTTGCGCTCTTGGTGATTGGTATGACCAATCAGTACCAGCCGACAGTGTTTGGATCGATAACAGTGTATCGGTTGGATTTATTTCAGAATTATTTAATGGCGGTTACATAAGTAAATCAGCTTGGCATGATCCATCAAATCCAACAAGTAATAGCGATGCATTTAATTGTCGATATATTTTTCTTGAAACTGAGGGAACTGCAGGTAATGTGCAAAAATATCTCCTCCACTGCAATCTTGAAAGCGGTACTACTCTGGAATCAAATGATGGCGGTTTTAACAATACGGTATATGAAATCATGATGCCTGAACCATGGATCTGTATCTGCGGGCAGGATGGCAAGGGAGGAGCCACAGTATCCCCAATGTCTGCGGGATCGTGTTAGGCAACTCGTACAACCATCTTTATTTTCAAAACCCGCCCCATTTCTGGGGCGGGTTTTGAAAATAAAACACTTTAAATCTTGAGATCTTCTATCACTCGATCGACATCACTTGAACTAGTGCGTGCTGCCATCATTTTGCCACCTTCGGGTTCACTAATTTTGAGGTTGACTCGGGCGTTATTCTTGATACCCACAACACGAAGCAATGTTCTGATTGCCTTTGCGGTATTACCGGATCGACCGATAATTTTTCCCATATCAACCTGATCGACATCGAGCGTGAGAAGAACTCCCATCTCATCGACTTCCCTCTTGACCTTCACTTTGTCAGGAACATCAACAAGGGCTTTGATAACATATTCCAAAAATTCAACATCTCTCTCTTTAGCCATTGTATTCAATCTTTCAAACTCTATCTAATAAATTCTTTGCAGATTTTCGACCGTTCTATCATTATATTTCTTGCATATTGTATGTCAATAAAAAGGGGCATGAGCCCCTTTTGTTAAGATTTTACTTCTACGTCTCTTTGTTTTTCTTCGATTACTACCGGAGTTGCTTGGGTCTCCCCTGCTACTTCGGGAGCCGCCGCTTCGTCTTTCTTGGGAGGGCTTTTGCGGGGGAGAACATTGATTTTCTTTCCACTCGTAATTTTTTCATTAATCAGGAGATTGTGGACTGTGGGAGACACTTTGGCGCCGACAGAGACCCAATATTTTACTCGGTCTGCTTTAATTTCCGGCTTACCGAAGCGGGCATTGTATGAGCCGAGCACTTCGAGAAATTTGCCACTTTTTGTTGAATTTTTTGAGTCAGTCAAAACAACCCGAAACGATGGGTCATTTTTCCTTCCTACTCTTTGCAGTCGTACCATTAACATAGTGAGCTCTAATATAACAGAAGGTGCTTTAAAGTCAACTTTTTGTGAGCTTCTACTTCCAAAACTCCAGAAACTTCTGCAACAAAAAAATCTATTGAAGCTATTCAAGTTAGGGGATATAATCACAGAATGATGGATCTAAAATTATTTCTCATAAATAACAATATCATTCAAGAAGGAATGTCTGTTGATTTTTGGGTACACCCCAAATACCTTTGGATGGGCTTGGGGGTCATGCTAGTTTTGTTTGCAACTATAAGTTTCGTGTTGGTGTATCATTGGACTACTTATGGATATAAACCACTCACAACGAGTTTTATGGGAGCTATTTTTTTTTCAATTTCCCTCATCTTCTTCTCCATTATTCTTATTACTCTTCTTGGATATAGCACAACGACATGATTACTCTCGACAAAGACGAACACATTATTATTGAGGTACGAAAACATTGGTTCATATTTATGGCGCAATCACTACCGCTTGTGTTTCTTGTTTTTCTACCGTTCGTGATTAATATATTGATACGTGGTGCAGGACTCTCGGATGTTGTGGTTTTAGGCAAGCATGCTCAATTGTTTATCACTATGGTCACAGCAACATGGATGTGGATTATTTGGGTGGCATTTTTTGTTCTTTGGACTGATTATTATCTCGATATTCTTATGCTCACCAACAAGCGAATCATCGACATCGAACAGAAGGGATTATTCTCTCGGGGAATTTCTACATTTCGCCTTGATCGCATACAAGATATAACCGT harbors:
- a CDS encoding tRNA (guanosine(37)-N1)-methyltransferase TrmD; protein product: MAQVNFHIVTLFPEAIEPYLQASILGRAVHHKIITISLYQLRDFIHRRGQKKVLSGLPKTKKYLKVDDRPYGGGPGMVLQAKPLIDAVEMIQKKIKKKANRKVKVILFATSGKQFTNSYAINISKRYTDIILIAGRYEGVDARVKRILHAEEVSIGPYVLTGGELPSAIVIDATARHISGVLGKDESIEEHRITSSDVYTRPEILEYKGKKYRVPKVLLSGNHKAIEEWKRKRLASDM
- a CDS encoding PH domain-containing protein, giving the protein MITLDKDEHIIIEVRKHWFIFMAQSLPLVFLVFLPFVINILIRGAGLSDVVVLGKHAQLFITMVTATWMWIIWVAFFVLWTDYYLDILMLTNKRIIDIEQKGLFSRGISTFRLDRIQDITVNVNGIIPTFFNFGDIHIQTAGEVPEISVKSIPNPHNVREIVTKAQDEVIEKLRVVKIDSEEK
- the rpsP gene encoding 30S ribosomal protein S16; this translates as MLMVRLQRVGRKNDPSFRVVLTDSKNSTKSGKFLEVLGSYNARFGKPEIKADRVKYWVSVGAKVSPTVHNLLINEKITSGKKINVLPRKSPPKKDEAAAPEVAGETQATPVVIEEKQRDVEVKS
- the rpoC gene encoding DNA-directed RNA polymerase subunit beta', whose amino-acid sequence is MKPMKEKFDFDAVLLKLASPERIKEWSYGEVTRPETINYRTQRSERGGLFDERIFGPEKDYECYCGKYKRIRYKNIVCEKCGVEVTRSIVRRERMGHIELASPVAHIWFLRGVPSRIGLILNIPVSELEKVIYFAGYAITQVNENEKEKLMKKLDTEYKVKVNALSDDKSKEKIKELLSNAKKEIESISLGRVLDEATYHRFSLKYGTVFEASIGAEAIYNIFKNLDLNKLKDKLQGELLNAGAAERAKLQKRLGVVKAMINSKVRPEWMFLTVIPITPPALRPMVALEGGRHATSDINDLYRRVINRNNRLKKLKEIGAPDVILRNEKRILQEAVDSLLDNSIRRAQSAAMSQAQKRTLKSLSDSLKGKQGLFRQNLLGKRVDYSGRSVIVVGPNLKLSQCGIPKHMALELFRPFVISKILERELAFNIRGAGRLIDEGVPEVWAILEEVIKGKYVMLNRAPTLHRLGIQAFNPVLIEGNAIQVHPLVCTAFNADFDGDQMAVHVPLSKKAQEEAREIMASNKNLLGPGNGDPIVNPKQDIVLGCYWMTKIIPGDKGEGKIFPTPNNAITSYDFGQVGFRAKIKVMGTDSPKYKEFGGGVFETSVGRLLFNSVLPKDFAYINKEVGKKDLEQIVDDLINTYGIDATPDVLDKIKAFGYKYVTKSGITWGIDEVRVPTAKKEIVAKARAENAIVVTQYNDGLLSDEERYRKVIEIWQGVRNEIEKIMPTTLDPNGSAYDMIKSGARGTLSQVVNMAGMKGLIINTAGRTLDFPIIPSNKEGLSPLEFFITTHGSRKGLADTALNTAKAGYLTRRLVDVAQDAIITEEDCGDKEGKIIKRESLAGFETPLSRDIRGRVIMKDIVGINGKTLFKKGHLLTKKEAQAVEKDGITEAHVRSPLTCKALHGICKTCYGADLSKNVLVGYGEAVGIIAAQAIGEPGTQLTMRTFHSGGIAEVGGDITMGLPRVEEIFERRIPKSPAVVSQIDGDVIELLDSEQEKKIVVLPDPKSLTKTKKEKIEYIVHPRRMILVKVGETVKKGALLTDGSADIAEVFEYGGKDAAENYIINEVNKIYQLQGASISRKHIEVIVRQMFSRRKIKDPAGTRFGLGEVVESGELAEENDRVAEDGGEKAKADFVVLGISEVALTTQSWLSAASFENTTRVLIDTAIRGGVDELRGLKENVIIGRIIPAGTGFRETMATKGEKKEESV
- a CDS encoding KH domain-containing protein, translated to MAKERDVEFLEYVIKALVDVPDKVKVKREVDEMGVLLTLDVDQVDMGKIIGRSGNTAKAIRTLLRVVGIKNNARVNLKISEPEGGKMMAARTSSSDVDRVIEDLKI
- a CDS encoding DNA-directed RNA polymerase subunit beta — protein: MREKKHFSRYKEALEQLPNFTDTQVKSYQWLIEKGLAEVFKEFSPIKDYSEKKFELEFTGFELSKPKYDEHYAKVNKLTYEAPIRARVKLKNKTLNIDKEQEIFVADFPLMTEHGTFVINGVERVVVPQLARSFGIFFNIQESKGKRYFGAKIIPARGAWVEIESESDGAIYVRIDKKRKFPITSLLRVLGLHTDEAILKAFSDNPEAKKVIEISLSKDVAKSVADSYVEIYKRLRDGDLATADHAKEFILSIFSKEKYDLSEVGRFKFNRRFGKGTGKTDIEKRTVTSDDIAIIARHIVTLNQTPKALPDDIDHLGSRRVRPVGEMMQQKVRVGMSQMKRNIQDRMSTIDSDATLPIQLISPRPLQARIKEFFTTNQLSQFMAQYNTLTEIEHLRTLSALGPGGLTRERAGLEVRDVHPSHYGRLCPIHTPEGPNIGLILRLSTYARVNDFGIIETPYAKVVKGKITKEIVYFDGLEEEGYNIAHGAIRYDEHGNIADEHVEVRSSGKPTLVPRDMVHFIDVAPGQAFSIATSMIPFLEHDDANRALMGSNMQKQATPCISPEAPIVATGIEEKAARDTGRVVIAKEDGVVKYLDARKIIIEDTKGKDHEYNLISYSRTNGFTAFHQRCAVDLGQKIKKGNVLADTSSSEGGQIALGQNVMVAFMAWGGANYEDAIILSERLVKNSKFSSIHMDEFVVNVRDTKLGPEITTHDIPNVGEGKLKDLDEDGIVRVGAEVHPNDILVGKITPKGEAELTPEERLLRSIFGEKARDVKDTSLRMEHGKRGRVVGVKVFSRDKGDNLDSGIIKRIHIEVAQLRSVSVGDKLAGRHGNKGVISIILPEEDMPYGEDGMPVDVILTPLGVPSRMNLGQVLELHLGLAAHTLNYQAISPGFMGATAEEIKEELVKAGFPADGKVQLYDGRTGEPFEQKSAIGYMYIMKLHHMVEDKIHMRSIGPYSLITQQPLGGKAQGGGQRFGEMEVWALEGYGATHVLREMLTVKSDDISGRSAAFDSIVKGDDVRQNNLPESFNVLLNNLRGLGLDVELRKREGGTKEK
- a CDS encoding type II secretion system protein, with the protein product MKKLESNNRQEITTLTKKGSRVNWDSKTLGFTLIELLVVIAIIGILASVVLASLNSARAKARDSERVQTMRAFKTALELYYTDFGKYPNDGSNAPLEGFSYHKYNAGTCALGDWYDQSVPADSVWIDNSVSVGFISELFNGGYISKSAWHDPSNPTSNSDAFNCRYIFLETEGTAGNVQKYLLHCNLESGTTLESNDGGFNNTVYEIMMPEPWICICGQDGKGGATVSPMSAGSC